One genomic window of Myxococcales bacterium includes the following:
- a CDS encoding prohibitin family protein, whose protein sequence is MAKVQFGESGSALRRVAMFVGLLIVVSFFGCSMTKRIDAGHVGIRVKLAGNARGVQDMELRTGWVFFNPMFEQIVIFPTSVQNVIWTGSKNEGAPHDESITFSSAEGVNVNADIGLSFHIDPTLAPKLYARFRQNDMVALANGYMRNVVREAFNEVGSTMPVQSIYGPGKSKMLADVQKHVHDALGKDGVVIDQLTINGALRLPENVAQAINRAMEATQNAIQSENRVRQVRAEADQAVTQATGGAEAMRQKAQGEADALLIRARAEAKANEIIRLSVSPTVLQYRGLERWNGQLPVYNSGNGQLPLLTVDATKLGAGLDEAARQRRLKELLDEPSPHGAAPQGSPAAPTAPTAAAPLAPAPPVVPAAPAAPQKP, encoded by the coding sequence GTGGCGAAAGTACAGTTTGGCGAGTCCGGCAGCGCGTTGAGACGCGTCGCGATGTTCGTGGGCCTCCTCATCGTCGTGAGCTTCTTTGGCTGCTCGATGACCAAGCGCATCGACGCGGGGCACGTCGGGATCCGGGTGAAGCTCGCCGGCAACGCGCGCGGCGTTCAAGACATGGAGCTCCGTACCGGCTGGGTGTTCTTCAACCCCATGTTCGAGCAGATCGTGATCTTCCCCACGAGCGTGCAGAACGTCATCTGGACGGGCAGCAAGAACGAGGGCGCCCCCCACGACGAGAGCATCACGTTCTCTTCCGCGGAGGGCGTCAACGTGAACGCCGACATCGGCCTGTCGTTCCACATCGACCCCACCCTCGCGCCGAAGCTGTACGCACGGTTCCGCCAGAACGACATGGTGGCGCTGGCGAACGGCTACATGCGCAACGTGGTCCGCGAGGCCTTCAACGAGGTCGGGTCCACCATGCCGGTGCAGTCGATCTACGGGCCCGGAAAGTCGAAGATGCTCGCCGACGTGCAGAAGCACGTCCACGACGCGCTGGGCAAGGACGGCGTCGTCATCGATCAGCTCACCATCAACGGCGCGCTCCGCCTGCCCGAGAACGTGGCGCAAGCCATCAACCGCGCGATGGAGGCCACTCAGAACGCGATCCAGAGCGAGAACCGCGTGCGTCAGGTGCGGGCGGAGGCGGACCAAGCGGTCACCCAGGCCACCGGCGGCGCCGAGGCCATGCGGCAGAAGGCCCAGGGCGAGGCGGACGCGCTCCTCATTCGCGCCCGAGCCGAGGCAAAAGCCAATGAAATCATAAGGTTGAGCGTTTCACCTACGGTCCTCCAGTACCGCGGGCTCGAGCGCTGGAACGGACAGCTTCCCGTGTACAACTCGGGCAACGGGCAGCTCCCGCTGCTCACGGTGGACGCCACCAAGCTAGGCGCGGGGCTAGACGAGGCGGCCCGGCAGAGGCGCCTGAAGGAGCTCCTCGACGAGCCGAGCCCCCACGGCGCCGCGCCCCAAGGCAGCCCGGCTGCCCCCACCGCCCCCACCGCCGCCGCGCCGCTCGCGCCCGCCCCTCCGGTCGTCCCCGCCGCCCCCGCAGCCCCGCAGAAGCCCTGA
- a CDS encoding CPBP family intramembrane metalloprotease translates to MVQPALLALVALVIGLASFFGLQPARAGQPSFFLLLGAPNLALALFGLWRARRDGVLGSWFSVRGGDFSIGFVTAGATFGAAWAFTKAFIPPGSPREAWLARIYLQLGDPAVIRAHVAVSVLGLVAIAACEEIVWRGLVVALLEERVGSRRAWLYSAVLYAVAHVPAAFALRDPAAGPNPLLPIAALGCGLVWSFLGRRPRAPHAGHLRARPLPLGARGHVSPLGALDLSASARLNPRLSPG, encoded by the coding sequence ATGGTCCAGCCCGCGCTCCTGGCTCTCGTCGCGCTCGTCATCGGGCTCGCCAGCTTCTTTGGTCTCCAGCCCGCGCGCGCGGGCCAGCCGAGCTTCTTCTTGCTGCTCGGAGCGCCGAACCTGGCGCTCGCCCTCTTCGGGCTCTGGCGCGCTCGGCGCGACGGGGTGCTCGGCTCGTGGTTCTCGGTGCGCGGCGGCGACTTCTCGATCGGGTTCGTCACGGCCGGCGCCACGTTCGGCGCCGCGTGGGCGTTCACGAAGGCCTTCATCCCGCCAGGGTCGCCGCGCGAGGCGTGGCTCGCGAGGATCTACCTGCAGCTCGGCGATCCCGCGGTCATTCGCGCGCACGTGGCGGTCTCGGTGCTGGGCCTGGTCGCGATCGCGGCGTGCGAGGAGATCGTCTGGCGCGGCCTCGTCGTCGCGCTGCTCGAGGAGCGCGTAGGGTCGCGTCGCGCCTGGCTCTACTCGGCCGTGCTTTACGCGGTGGCGCATGTACCTGCGGCCTTCGCGCTGCGCGACCCCGCGGCCGGACCGAACCCGCTCCTCCCCATCGCGGCGCTCGGGTGTGGGCTCGTGTGGAGCTTCCTCGGTCGTCGGCCTCGGGCGCCTCACGCCGGGCATCTTCGCGCACGGCCTCTTCCTCTGGGCGCTCGTGGTCATGTTTCGCCTCTGGGGGCCCTCGATCTGAGCGCGTCGGCGAGGCTGAATCCGCGGCTCTCTCCGGGCTAG
- a CDS encoding DUF2505 domain-containing protein yields MKFRCEHRFTGITLAQYEKMYFDEAFNTELCKVLGLTRSVVSYDVTDTKVKRVVRVAPNREIPAPAAKILGAAKIEYTETIEYVFGSGKADWSTVSSVMTDKVDSRGTVRFAERDGAVVRSVDGDVTVKITLLGGTVEKFIVSDVERSYEKAAEFTRDWLSKHPPA; encoded by the coding sequence ATGAAGTTTCGCTGCGAACACCGCTTCACCGGCATCACCCTCGCGCAGTACGAGAAGATGTACTTCGACGAGGCCTTCAACACCGAGCTCTGCAAGGTGCTCGGCCTCACGCGCTCGGTCGTTTCGTACGACGTGACCGACACGAAGGTGAAGCGCGTCGTGCGGGTCGCGCCGAACCGCGAGATCCCCGCGCCGGCCGCGAAGATCCTAGGGGCCGCGAAGATCGAGTACACCGAGACCATCGAGTACGTCTTTGGCTCCGGCAAGGCCGACTGGTCGACGGTCTCGAGCGTCATGACCGACAAGGTCGACTCGCGCGGCACCGTGCGCTTCGCCGAGCGCGACGGGGCGGTCGTGCGCTCGGTGGACGGCGACGTCACCGTCAAGATCACCCTGCTCGGCGGGACGGTCGAGAAGTTCATCGTGTCGGACGTCGAGCGGAGCTACGAGAAGGCCGCCGAGTTCACGCGAGACTGGCTCTCGAAGCACCCGCCGGCTTGA
- a CDS encoding protein kinase: protein MRSGSTFHRAPARSISRACRGFRGKRDSVSAFEPGATVFDGWRVERATRAEPLCESYVARRDTGERRDGLLHVLWLRVRDRALARWKTEIVRVNRIGHPAIPKTLDGGATEAGRAVVVTEMIAGESLEELRRAWDGEVPGEVAVALVVELLEALDAAHARGAVHGALRPESVFVDEARPGSRLCLIDFAYARLLEESRRRRGGEETAAFAGFTAYLAPEQRTGTYLADAKTDVFSAAAIAVRLLGGDPLGLARTEVAGHARRDLVRSLVRARGLPEPVADALLTGLQPSRAERPAAARVLGAALRDAVGERLVVAEKWNDSEEVLTIATLAELQFVLLEEARLSMGVSHTGVDPMAVPRVEDFSREFRPPSAAPPSGLVPPAPVPSRPRGVAPSAPAPARASEPARASEPTPTPEPPVSVPSAVAAAASAPAAATVPPAAASASDDLDSGWPEDLDEPAIAESVTPPPARPATPPPAGAPPAAVLAGRFEIVRALATGGTATVHLGRPLAGGSLVAIKRLHPSLTADERCANMLLEEARLASRISHPNVVPILEVLRDAGEVMLVLEYVDGLTVSQLTRQRDGRLAVPAEVAAAIVVGALRGLGAAHDALAEDGHPLGLVHRDVSPQNIMVARDGAVRVIDFGIARALGRVEMTTGTELRGKVGYMAPERLRGHKTDLRVDLWSAGVVLWELLVGARLFEADDPIEVAVRVCTATLAQTGHDALDAVLERALARDLEQRYHTAEEMAAAIEAAITPATAAQMAEYLRDPSAWSGPPAASPEAPAPARPPPGASSDLAGPANAGPDHAPDLGAEAREESAPAAPLEALSEARAPEPAGAVGGSPDAVVEAEPAVSADPVANVMTGEAEAAPATVDAETPAPTEQPAAAEAGALVSRREAGGRVWIVVALLVVAAVFAAWALRR, encoded by the coding sequence ATGAGGTCGGGTAGCACGTTCCACCGAGCGCCGGCGCGGTCGATCTCCCGCGCCTGCCGTGGCTTCCGTGGTAAGCGCGACTCGGTGAGCGCGTTCGAGCCCGGTGCGACGGTGTTCGACGGGTGGCGCGTCGAGCGGGCCACCCGGGCCGAGCCCCTCTGTGAGTCGTACGTCGCCCGTCGGGACACCGGCGAGCGCCGCGACGGGCTGCTCCACGTTTTGTGGCTCCGCGTCCGCGATCGCGCGCTGGCCCGCTGGAAGACCGAGATCGTGCGGGTCAACCGCATCGGGCACCCCGCGATCCCGAAGACGTTGGACGGCGGGGCGACGGAGGCGGGGCGTGCGGTCGTCGTGACCGAGATGATCGCGGGCGAGTCACTGGAAGAGCTCCGCCGCGCATGGGATGGCGAGGTGCCCGGCGAGGTCGCGGTAGCGCTCGTGGTGGAGCTGCTCGAGGCGCTCGACGCTGCGCACGCGCGCGGCGCGGTCCACGGAGCGCTGCGCCCCGAGAGCGTCTTCGTGGACGAGGCGCGGCCAGGCTCGCGGCTCTGCCTGATCGATTTCGCCTACGCGCGTCTGCTCGAGGAGAGCCGGCGTCGGCGCGGCGGCGAAGAGACCGCCGCGTTCGCCGGGTTCACCGCGTACCTCGCCCCCGAGCAGCGCACCGGCACCTACCTCGCGGACGCGAAGACCGACGTGTTCTCGGCCGCGGCGATCGCGGTTCGTCTGCTGGGCGGCGATCCTCTCGGGCTCGCGCGCACCGAGGTGGCCGGCCACGCGCGCCGCGACCTCGTCCGTTCACTCGTCCGTGCGCGCGGCCTCCCCGAGCCCGTCGCGGACGCGCTCCTCACGGGCCTGCAGCCGTCGCGCGCCGAGCGTCCGGCGGCCGCCCGCGTGCTCGGCGCGGCGTTGCGCGACGCCGTCGGCGAGCGGCTCGTGGTCGCCGAGAAGTGGAACGACAGCGAGGAGGTGCTCACCATCGCGACGCTCGCCGAGCTGCAGTTCGTGCTGCTTGAAGAGGCGCGCCTCAGCATGGGCGTGTCGCACACGGGCGTGGACCCGATGGCCGTCCCGCGGGTCGAGGACTTCTCGCGGGAGTTTCGCCCGCCGAGCGCCGCGCCCCCGAGCGGCTTGGTGCCGCCGGCGCCGGTCCCGTCGCGGCCTCGCGGCGTCGCGCCCTCCGCGCCCGCGCCCGCGCGGGCGTCCGAACCCGCGCGGGCGTCCGAACCCACGCCCACGCCTGAGCCGCCGGTGTCCGTGCCCTCCGCCGTAGCCGCAGCCGCGTCCGCACCGGCCGCGGCCACCGTGCCCCCGGCCGCGGCCAGCGCCAGCGACGACCTCGACTCGGGCTGGCCCGAGGATCTCGACGAGCCCGCCATCGCGGAGTCCGTGACGCCGCCTCCTGCGCGACCGGCGACCCCGCCTCCCGCAGGGGCCCCACCCGCCGCCGTCCTCGCGGGTCGCTTCGAGATCGTCCGCGCGTTGGCCACGGGCGGCACGGCGACAGTGCACCTCGGTCGTCCCCTCGCGGGCGGCTCGCTCGTCGCGATCAAGCGCCTGCACCCGAGCCTCACGGCCGACGAGCGTTGCGCCAACATGCTGCTCGAAGAGGCGCGGCTCGCCTCGCGCATTTCCCACCCCAACGTCGTCCCGATCCTCGAGGTGCTGCGCGACGCAGGCGAGGTGATGCTCGTCCTCGAGTACGTCGACGGGCTCACGGTCTCTCAGCTCACACGGCAGCGCGACGGTCGCCTCGCGGTGCCCGCCGAGGTGGCCGCCGCGATCGTGGTCGGCGCTCTCCGCGGGCTCGGGGCCGCTCACGACGCGCTCGCCGAGGACGGGCATCCCCTCGGGCTCGTTCATCGAGACGTCTCGCCGCAGAACATCATGGTCGCGCGGGACGGGGCCGTCCGCGTGATCGACTTCGGCATCGCGCGCGCTCTCGGCCGCGTCGAGATGACGACCGGCACCGAGCTCCGCGGCAAGGTGGGCTACATGGCCCCCGAGCGGCTCCGCGGTCACAAGACCGATCTCCGCGTGGACCTTTGGTCGGCCGGCGTCGTGCTGTGGGAGCTGCTGGTGGGGGCGCGGCTCTTCGAGGCCGACGATCCCATCGAGGTCGCCGTCCGCGTGTGCACGGCGACCCTCGCCCAGACCGGACACGACGCGCTCGACGCCGTCCTGGAGCGGGCCCTCGCCCGCGATCTCGAGCAGCGCTACCACACGGCCGAGGAGATGGCGGCCGCGATTGAGGCCGCCATCACGCCCGCCACGGCGGCGCAAATGGCCGAGTATCTTCGTGATCCGAGCGCTTGGTCCGGACCACCGGCCGCGTCGCCGGAGGCCCCCGCGCCAGCGCGTCCGCCTCCGGGCGCGTCCTCCGACCTCGCAGGGCCAGCGAACGCCGGACCTGACCACGCGCCCGACCTCGGCGCGGAGGCGCGGGAAGAGTCCGCTCCCGCGGCGCCCCTCGAGGCCCTCTCCGAGGCCCGCGCGCCCGAACCGGCGGGCGCAGTTGGCGGGTCGCCGGACGCGGTGGTCGAGGCGGAGCCCGCGGTCTCCGCCGACCCGGTCGCGAACGTCATGACGGGCGAGGCCGAGGCGGCTCCAGCGACCGTGGACGCGGAGACCCCCGCCCCGACCGAGCAGCCCGCGGCGGCCGAGGCGGGCGCTCTCGTCTCGCGCCGCGAGGCCGGCGGCCGTGTTTGGATCGTCGTCGCGCTCTTGGTGGTCGCCGCGGTCTTCGCGGCCTGGGCGCTGCGCCGCTGA
- a CDS encoding serine/threonine protein kinase, with amino-acid sequence MSPSPSESRPGGRLFGSKYKLVRKLGEGGMGVVYQVVKPPHIQGVLKRMNPDLARHEAFVKMFLDEVSILAQLEHPNIVRVYDFDRGDDGVPFYVMELLVGQNLRDVLDAKGVLPPHVAFEIARQLLSALHCAHTHDTPVVHRDVKPENIFLHTPRHGPPVVKLIDFGVIAFADGRSEGTFSGTVRYAAPEQLRAQAAAPKSDLYAAGLVLYEMLAGASPFEHHAHDDQRLADAQLSEEPAPLGEVAPWIPAPVAALVMRAIHKDPAARPPDAKAFCDELVALGAVRRVAEGHSPWEDRQAALLRARSGRVRPRLVTLWPEIVAGLAAGGATLLALHALARR; translated from the coding sequence GTGAGCCCTTCGCCATCCGAGTCCCGGCCAGGAGGTCGGCTGTTCGGGTCCAAGTACAAGCTCGTCCGGAAGCTGGGCGAGGGCGGCATGGGCGTCGTGTACCAGGTGGTGAAGCCGCCACACATCCAGGGCGTGCTCAAGCGCATGAACCCCGACCTCGCGCGGCACGAGGCGTTCGTGAAGATGTTCCTCGACGAGGTGAGCATCCTCGCGCAGCTCGAGCACCCGAACATCGTGCGCGTCTACGACTTCGACCGCGGCGACGACGGCGTCCCCTTCTACGTCATGGAGCTGCTCGTCGGACAGAACCTCCGCGACGTGCTCGACGCCAAAGGGGTGCTCCCCCCGCACGTCGCCTTCGAGATCGCGCGCCAGCTGCTCTCGGCGCTCCACTGCGCGCACACGCACGACACCCCGGTCGTCCACCGGGACGTGAAGCCCGAGAACATCTTCCTCCACACGCCGCGACACGGCCCGCCAGTGGTCAAGCTCATTGACTTTGGCGTCATAGCCTTCGCCGACGGCCGCTCGGAGGGCACGTTCTCGGGCACGGTGCGCTACGCCGCGCCCGAACAGCTCCGCGCCCAGGCAGCCGCGCCGAAGAGCGATCTCTACGCCGCAGGCCTCGTGCTCTACGAGATGCTCGCCGGGGCCTCGCCCTTCGAGCACCACGCGCACGACGACCAGCGCCTAGCGGACGCGCAGCTGTCCGAAGAGCCCGCGCCGCTCGGGGAGGTCGCGCCGTGGATCCCGGCGCCCGTCGCGGCCCTCGTGATGCGCGCCATCCACAAGGACCCCGCCGCCCGCCCGCCGGACGCCAAGGCCTTCTGCGACGAGCTCGTCGCGCTCGGCGCCGTCCGCCGCGTCGCCGAGGGGCATTCGCCGTGGGAGGATCGGCAAGCGGCGCTGCTCCGGGCGCGTTCAGGGCGCGTGCGGCCCCGCCTCGTGACTCTGTGGCCCGAGATCGTCGCCGGCCTCGCGGCGGGCGGGGCGACCCTCCTGGCGCTCCACGCCCTCGCGAGGCGATGA
- a CDS encoding peptidoglycan-binding protein, which translates to MSSIHQSEKYGTIDLESVAGLQTALVLLDVDSGEVDGILGPKTREAIKAFQAMAGLTADGVSGPQTRAALDAALTQLAETGL; encoded by the coding sequence ATGTCCAGCATTCATCAGTCGGAGAAATACGGCACCATCGATCTCGAGTCGGTCGCGGGACTCCAGACCGCGCTCGTCCTGCTCGACGTCGACTCGGGCGAGGTCGATGGCATCCTTGGGCCGAAGACGCGGGAGGCGATCAAGGCGTTCCAGGCGATGGCCGGCCTGACCGCAGACGGCGTCTCGGGTCCGCAGACCCGCGCCGCCTTGGACGCGGCGCTCACGCAGCTCGCCGAAACCGGGCTCTGA
- a CDS encoding O-antigen ligase family protein, whose protein sequence is MDGTTDGHGRTTRAAKVAFVLGIASCGLALGSIHTYALAVSAALIALAFGLCYLPDAAPLRPRVSASMLVLLAVGLVVYTAVTALPLPASLVRLIAPANADIWERCLRGFGSPGPGTVSMSLDPQATRVEVLRGLTYLLAFATALRFTTRRGGVAFLERVVIGCALFMAAASILHPVLGAERVLGVYRPEYDYGKHLAPILNGNHLAGYLNLGLATGLGVMAMTRSARERVLLAGCCLFLLGMEFYIASRGGIATSALSAVIVGLVAYRARRGGRTAAAAGGPMLLVLAAGVGVGLLILAGSEEARGELSSKDTTKLDPILQSLAMIRPHGVFGVGRGAFESTFPAYRTSGGFITMTHPENVVAQVVVEWGLPCAAIFFGVLLLALRPRWVLAHPTKAPVGAYAALIGLCVHNLVDFSSELPGVMVLAATCAAIATGREAEGGAIPKWARHPRVAAGAALLATGLAAFAAVRGAPGGLYPDRETVGKLATDRTASRAQFDAALRGAILRHPGEPYFFYAAAVRGQALRDGPVLAWAGHALERSPIYGPVHLILARLFARTVPSQARVEYRLALEQDGGGDSWGQEVSRLVRDYDDAVELLPIGPYRRDAIEWIATEVELRLPATRAGLDEDALALDPAATGPLRRHARDALSDVRDAAIWCKGRECIDRGAAFAGRLREAAPTECDGYALGAELRAAGGDPQGAVRDLEAATDRVSDRSLCLVRLVELMESTGLTEQVDSAITRVANAGCSSPKDCAENFAFAGAFYLGRGSPRRAVAFYRKAIDSAPERDEYLLEYARLTASLELHAETLHAFTLLRERHPEVPEYAERAEAARAEVSKSRFTPPPEPPAPAP, encoded by the coding sequence GTGGACGGGACAACCGACGGGCACGGGCGGACCACGCGCGCGGCGAAGGTAGCGTTCGTCCTGGGCATCGCGAGCTGCGGGCTCGCCTTGGGTTCGATCCACACGTACGCCTTGGCGGTCTCCGCCGCGCTGATCGCCCTCGCGTTCGGTCTCTGCTACCTCCCTGACGCGGCGCCCCTGCGGCCCCGGGTGAGCGCGTCCATGCTCGTGCTCTTGGCGGTCGGCCTCGTCGTGTACACGGCCGTCACGGCGCTACCGCTGCCCGCGTCGCTCGTCAGGCTCATCGCGCCCGCGAACGCGGACATTTGGGAGCGATGTCTGCGCGGCTTCGGGTCCCCGGGCCCGGGGACCGTGTCGATGAGCCTCGACCCGCAAGCCACCCGCGTGGAGGTGCTCCGAGGCCTGACCTACCTGCTCGCGTTCGCCACGGCCCTCCGATTCACCACCCGCCGGGGCGGCGTCGCGTTCCTGGAGCGTGTGGTCATCGGGTGCGCGCTCTTCATGGCGGCCGCGTCGATCCTCCACCCGGTCCTCGGCGCGGAGCGGGTGCTCGGGGTGTACCGACCGGAGTACGACTACGGCAAGCACCTGGCCCCGATCCTCAACGGCAACCACCTCGCGGGGTACCTCAACCTGGGCCTCGCGACGGGCCTCGGGGTCATGGCGATGACCCGCTCCGCGCGGGAGCGCGTGCTCCTCGCCGGGTGCTGCCTATTCCTGCTGGGGATGGAGTTCTACATCGCGTCCCGCGGCGGCATTGCGACCAGCGCGCTGTCCGCCGTCATCGTCGGGCTCGTCGCCTACCGTGCCCGCCGCGGCGGGCGCACCGCGGCGGCGGCAGGTGGCCCGATGTTGCTCGTGCTGGCGGCGGGAGTCGGCGTCGGCCTCCTCATCCTCGCGGGGAGCGAAGAGGCGCGCGGCGAGCTATCCAGTAAGGACACCACCAAGCTCGATCCGATCCTCCAGTCACTCGCGATGATCCGACCGCACGGCGTGTTCGGCGTCGGGCGCGGAGCGTTCGAGTCGACCTTCCCCGCCTACCGAACGAGCGGTGGGTTCATCACGATGACGCACCCGGAGAACGTCGTCGCGCAGGTGGTCGTCGAGTGGGGGCTCCCGTGCGCCGCGATCTTCTTCGGCGTCTTGCTCCTGGCGCTTCGGCCGCGGTGGGTGCTCGCCCACCCGACGAAGGCCCCCGTAGGCGCCTACGCCGCGCTCATCGGCCTCTGCGTCCACAACCTCGTCGACTTCTCGAGCGAGCTGCCCGGCGTGATGGTCCTCGCCGCGACGTGCGCGGCGATCGCGACGGGCCGCGAGGCCGAGGGTGGAGCGATCCCGAAGTGGGCCCGGCACCCGCGCGTCGCGGCGGGCGCCGCGCTGCTCGCGACCGGGCTCGCCGCCTTCGCGGCGGTGCGCGGCGCTCCGGGCGGGCTCTACCCGGACCGCGAGACGGTCGGGAAGCTCGCGACCGACCGGACCGCGTCGCGGGCGCAGTTCGACGCGGCGCTCCGCGGTGCGATCCTGCGCCACCCGGGCGAGCCGTACTTCTTCTACGCGGCGGCGGTGCGAGGGCAGGCTTTGCGCGATGGCCCCGTGCTCGCGTGGGCAGGGCACGCCCTCGAGCGAAGCCCCATCTACGGGCCCGTGCACCTCATTCTGGCGCGGCTCTTCGCCCGCACGGTGCCGTCCCAGGCCCGCGTCGAGTACCGCTTGGCGTTGGAGCAGGACGGCGGAGGCGACTCGTGGGGCCAAGAGGTCTCGCGCCTGGTCCGCGACTACGACGACGCGGTCGAGCTGCTGCCGATCGGCCCCTACCGACGTGACGCCATCGAGTGGATCGCGACCGAGGTCGAGCTGCGCCTGCCCGCGACCCGCGCGGGGCTCGACGAAGACGCGCTCGCCCTCGATCCTGCCGCCACGGGACCGCTTCGGCGTCACGCCCGGGACGCGCTGAGCGACGTCCGCGACGCCGCGATCTGGTGCAAGGGCCGCGAGTGCATCGATCGGGGGGCCGCCTTCGCGGGGCGCCTCCGCGAGGCGGCACCGACCGAATGCGACGGATATGCGCTCGGCGCCGAGCTCCGCGCGGCGGGCGGTGATCCCCAGGGCGCCGTGCGCGATCTCGAGGCGGCCACCGACCGCGTCTCCGACCGGAGCTTGTGCCTCGTGCGCCTCGTCGAGCTGATGGAGTCGACGGGGCTCACGGAGCAGGTCGACTCGGCCATCACCCGCGTGGCGAACGCGGGCTGCTCGTCGCCGAAGGACTGCGCCGAGAACTTCGCGTTCGCCGGCGCCTTCTACCTCGGTCGAGGCAGCCCGCGGCGTGCGGTCGCGTTTTACCGCAAGGCCATCGACTCCGCGCCCGAGCGCGACGAGTACCTGCTCGAGTACGCGCGGCTCACCGCGAGCCTCGAGCTCCACGCCGAGACCCTGCACGCGTTCACCCTCCTGCGAGAGCGGCACCCCGAGGTGCCGGAGTACGCCGAGCGCGCCGAGGCTGCGCGCGCGGAGGTCTCGAAGAGCCGCTTCACGCCGCCACCCGAGCCCCCCGCGCCGGCGCCGTAG